The segment CGTAACCATTGATCCGGAAAATCCGGAAAACAACTCTGTCTCTATTTCCGTTCAAACAGGTCATATCAATACATTCAATCCGGAGCGGGACAGTCACCTCAAAAGTCCCGATTTTTTCGATGCTGAAAAATTCCCGGTACTTTCGTTTAACGGTAATGGGTTTAAACTTTTGGGAAAAAATACCTATGAGGTCCGGGGAAATTTGACATTTCACGGGGTCAGCCGACCGATAATCGTTATCGTGGAACATACCGGCTCAGGTAATGACCCGTGGGGCGGATATCGAACCGGCTTTGAAACCACATTCAAGATCAGGCGCAGTGATTTTGGTATGAAGTATATGATGGACGGGATAGACGATACTGTCCGGGTTACACTGAGTGTCGAAGCCGTACGGCAACTTCCGTAAAAACCCAATGATTGATTCCATAACCGTGTAAGGAGGGGACATGATACTTAAAGGCAAAAAAATGATTATTCTTGTCGAACAGATGTTCAATGATCTGGAATTCTGGTACCCGTATTACCGGTTGAAGGAAGCCGGCTGCCATGTGGTGGTGGTGGGCTCCGGCAGTGCGGTTGAGTACACGGGCAAATCCGGTACTCAGGCAAAAGTGGATTTCAAGGCGGAATATATATCAACGCAAGATTATGACGGAATGATAATCCCCGGCGGATATGCTCCGGATATCATGCGGCGGTATCCGGCGATGGTAAAGCTGGTAAAGGATTTTCATTCCGCCAGAAAGATTGTGGCCGCGATCTGCCATGCCGGCTGGATGCTGGCCTCCGCAGAAATCGTCGGCGGGCGGACCGTCACCTCGTTTTATTCGATCAGGGATGACCTGATTCATGCCGGTGCCAACTGGGTGGACGAGGAGGTCGTGGTTGACGGTACCCTCATAACCAGCCGGACCCCGGATGATCTGCCGGTATTTATGAGAGCCATCATATATGCCGCAAAATAGCAAAAAAATCCGATGCCCGGTCACCGTGAAATCTCTGTAAATTTAAATGCGATGGAGATCAAAAGCCATGTTAAATGAGGCAGTGATTTTTGATGACGTTCCCGGTCTTTACCGGATTGTTCTGTTGAATGCGTTTCGTCGTACCCCGGGGGTTATGTTTGATA is part of the Desulfobacterales bacterium genome and harbors:
- a CDS encoding type 1 glutamine amidotransferase translates to MILKGKKMIILVEQMFNDLEFWYPYYRLKEAGCHVVVVGSGSAVEYTGKSGTQAKVDFKAEYISTQDYDGMIIPGGYAPDIMRRYPAMVKLVKDFHSARKIVAAICHAGWMLASAEIVGGRTVTSFYSIRDDLIHAGANWVDEEVVVDGTLITSRTPDDLPVFMRAIIYAAK
- a CDS encoding YceI family protein; the encoded protein is MMDNIMNLPRRIGKGTVLLTVSFSVLVASICYGASCETYAVDPVHSSLVFRIKHLGIAFFYGRFNDPEGTVTIDPENPENNSVSISVQTGHINTFNPERDSHLKSPDFFDAEKFPVLSFNGNGFKLLGKNTYEVRGNLTFHGVSRPIIVIVEHTGSGNDPWGGYRTGFETTFKIRRSDFGMKYMMDGIDDTVRVTLSVEAVRQLP